The Thermodesulfobacteriota bacterium genome segment ATTCATGACCGCCAGACTTCGGAAACGACGGCCCACATTCCCTGCTTCTCTGCAATTGCACATAACACGATGCCTGACGACTTGTTGATGCCCCCTCCCTTGGCGGCGGAAACCTCCGGCTATACCGTCGGCCGGCCGGAGTCCGACTTCACCGAAACCGGTTACCGGGAAGCGGTAAAAAAATGTATCGACTACATCGCCGCCGGCGATGTCTACCAGGTCAATCTTTCCCAGCGGTTTTCAGCCGCTTTTTCCGGCGACCCTTACCGGCTGTTTCTCGACCTGTTCGCGAAAAACCCGGCCGCCTTTTTCGCCTTTATCCATGCCGGCGACCATCATATCGTTTCCACCTCACCGGAGCTGTTTATCCGGCAGAGGGGCCGGCAACTTGAAACCCGGCCCATCAAGGGCACCCGGCCCCGGGGCAGGACGCCGGATGAAGACCGGGCCAACAGCGCCGCCCTTCTCTCCAGCTCCAAGGACACGGCCGAACTGTCCATGATCGTCGACCTGCTGCGTAACGACCTGGGCCGGGTCTGCCGGGGCGGCAGCGTGCGGGTCACCGGGCATAAGCAACTGGAAGCCTACGACAATGTTTTCCACCTGGTGTCCACGGTAGAGGGTGAACTGCGCGATGACGCCGACGGGGCCGACATCATCGCCGCCACGTTTCCCGGCGGCTCTATCACGGGATGCCCCAAGATCCGGGCCATGGAAATTATCGACGAACTGGAACCCTGCCGCCGGCACGTCTATACAGGCTCCATCGGTTACATCGGCTTTCACGATTCCATGGACCTGTCCATCGCCATCCGCACGGCCATTATCCGCGGTAATCGACTTTACTATTCCGCCGGCGGCGGCATTGTATTTGACTCCGACCCGGCCGACGAATACCGCGAGACCCTGGCCAAGGCAGCCACGGTACTGAACATCCTGGACAAAGGGACAGACGCAAAAGACGACCGGCCCTGGCGCTGGATCAACGGCCGGCTGTCGCGGGAGGAGACCGTTCCCATGGCCGTGTCCTCGCCGGGATTCCAGTATGGTGCCGGCCTGTTTGAAACCATCCGCGTTGACAACGGCCGGCCGCGGTTGCTGGCCGAGCACCTGGAACGGTTTACGGCCTCCTGGCAGGCCCTGTTTTCAACACCGCCGCCGGACATCACCTGGCCGGCGGTCATCGATCAGGTGCTGAAGGAAAACCGTTTAACCGAAGGGCCGGCGGCCATAAAAATAATGGCCGTCCTCGGCGCCCGGGAACAGCCGCCCTATGATCACACCCTGGTGGTGACGGCGCGGCCTTATGTCCATCGCCTGATTGCGCTGGAAAAAGATGGCCTGGACCTGGGCGTTTATCCCCATCCCCGACTGACAGCCACGGCCGACCATAAAACCATGAACTACCTTTATTATTACCTAGCCGGGAAATGGGCCGCGGCCGCGGGAAAAGACGAAGCCATCATCTTAAACCCCGACGGCACCGTCTCGGAGACCAACACGGCCAGCATTCTGCTGGTCAGCGGACGTACCGTGACCGTCCCGCTCTCGCCCTGCGTCCTGCCCGGCGTCACGCAGAGGGCGGCCCTGAATTTTCTAACCGGCCAGGGGTATGACGTCCGGCAGGCGGCGGTAACGCCGGCGGAATGCCTTGAAGCCGGAGCCGTGCTGCTGACCAACGCCCTCATGGGCGCCGTGCCTGTCTCAAGCATCGACGGGAAAAAAACCGGAATGCCCACCGGGCTTTGTCGTGAAATCAACCATCACCTGGGATGTGAATAAAAAGGCCCTCCCTCCACACCTTCGGGCCGATGCTTCGATCTATCCGTATCACTGACAGGCCTTCTCCCCGTGGATGATACGACACGGGAATGCGCTGTGACTGGAAATCATGACATTGTCTTGCGCCATCAAATCGGATATCAGCCGCCGCCGGGCTGCCGTGGTTGACACACCAGAACCGCCTTGCTATTGATATAAAAAAATGTCGTCAACAGGGGATTTCATAAGGATAAACCAGTACCGGCGGGAGAAACAGTCATGGAGAAAGTTGCGATCATCGGCGGCGGCGTGGCCGGCCTTACGGCGGGATACCTTTTACACGACCTTTACGATATCACCCTGTTTGAAAAGGACAATCGCCTCGGCGGCAATGTCTACACGTTGAAAACATCAAACGGCGAGGAACTCGACGCCACCGTCTTCTTCTATTCGAAAAGAGAGTACCCCCACTTCTGCAAGTTGTTAAAGAAGCTCGGCATCAAATTCCCGACCCTGCCGCTGGAAGGAGCCAGCCAGTCGTTCTTCAATATTAAAACGAAACGCAGTTATTTTATGAGCTGCGACATCACCACCCCCCGGAACACTTTCAGCCTGAAAAACATCAAGGGCGTTTTCCACCAGGCCATCGTTGTCAGAAACTACAACAAGGGCATTCGGATGTACCGCGAGGGAAAGATGAAGGGGCTAACACTCAGGCAGGCCCTGCCGCTGCTGCCGTCGCTCAAGGACGATGTGCTCAAGCTGGCGATTTTCCCGATCTGCATCATGACCTCCATGTCCTGGGACGACCTGATGGGGGCGCCCGCCGAGTTCGTGTTCGCCAAAATCGAAAAGCAGTTCGGAAGCTTCAGGAGCTTCGTCTCCTGGCGGCTGTTTCCCTGCAAGACCCGCGAATACGTCGAAAAACTGGCCGCGCCCCTGGGCGACAGGATCAAGTTGAACGCGAAAATCCAGACGGTCCGGCGGGACGAAAACGGCGTGACGGTGAGCATGGAGGACGGCACAGCGCATGCCTTCGACAAGGTCATTTTCGCCTGCCCCGCCGACCGCGCCCTGGCCATGATCGAAAATCCCACCGGAGACGAAAAGCGGTTGCTGGGGGCGTGGCGGTACAATGACGGCCTGGTGGTGGTCCACCGCGATAAAAACCACTATCCGCCCGAGGACCTCTGGGCCATGTACAGCTATCTTTACACCGACGACAACGGGAAAATAGACACGTCCATCAACGCCCACTACCGGTTCCAGCGGGGTGTCCCCAGAGACAGCATGTTCATGGGAACGCAGTACCCCAATGTGGAAATCGACAAGAACCTGATCGAGTTTCAGAAAGTGTTCCGGACACCGATTTACGACCATGCCTCGACCGCGACGATCAAGGAACTGCCCTCGCTGAACGGCAAAATGAGAACCTATTTCTGCGGCTCCCATTTCGGTTTCGGGCTCCACGAAGACGCGGTCAAGTCGGCGGTGAACGTCAGCCGGATGCTGGGCGCCCGGTGGGATTAACGCCGGGATATCATTCCGTCTCGCCGAAAACCTGGGCGGTATAGACCTGAAACCGCGCCCCCTGTTTCCAGCCGTCCGCCGGCAGTCCCGCCTTCATGGCGAGGTGAGACAGCATGGCGGCCAGATCCCAGCCCTGTTCGGGCGCAACCTGCGGCAGAAAGGTGGCCCGGCGATTTCCTTTTTCAAGGATCACGCCGTCCCTGCCCACGACGATGTCGTTGCAGGAATCCACGTAACGCGGCATGGAAAGAACGGAAATTTCAATGGCTATTGCCGGCAGCTCTTCCGGCCGCACCTCGGGAAAACGCGGGTCCTGGGTGGCGGAGACGGCCGCCTGCCTGGCCACGATCTCCGCCAGCGGGGTATTGGGTTCGAACCAGCCCATGCAGCCGCGCAGCGCCCCGTTGATGGTCAGCGTCACAAAAACCCCGCGTTTGGATTGAAGCTGCGGATTCTCTGAATCGGGCGTGTATGTCTTGCCCGTGCGGATATAGGTTTCCAGGGATTTTCTGGCAATGGCCAGAAGTTCTTTCTGAGACGCTTCGGTGAGATCACCGCCGTAATGGGGTTTCATGCTTTTTTCCTCCGGCGGCGCCGACACGGCCGCCTCTTTCGGATTGACGTTTATCAGTGTGTTTTTACCCTTCTTGTCAACCAGCGCCACGGCCATATAGCCGACGACGCCGTTGCCGGTCGGGCCGAACGTATCCTGCGACGTGGCATATTTGAGAACGAGGGCCTCGTCAGCGCCGAGGGCCCCGGCCGCGCGCAAAACGACCTGCACGGCGCCGAACCCGCAAAGCTTGCGGCCGGACGAATCGCCTTGCATCATTTGCGCGATACCGTCCGCGTCAAACGCGGTCACGCGGCTGATGGTTTCGGCGTCAATGCGGTTGGCTTCATCCTGGGGCCAGAAATGCGACATGTCGGAACTGGCCACAAGCAGGACGTTTTTGCCTTTCAGCGCCCTGGCGAGCGCGTCCGAAAGGATATTGATATTCTCCGGCGTCTGACTGCCGAACAGGATGGGAACGAGCGTGAACCCGGAAAGCGTCATCTGGAGGAAAGGCAGCTGGTTGTCGAGGGAATGTTCACCGACGAAAATGGCCGGATCGTATTTGATGACGGGGTTTTCGGCCATGATCGCGGCGGCCAGATCCGCGTCAACCGGGATATCACCGAGCGGCGTGCGGAACGTGCCGGCCTGATGGACCGCGATTTCCGGCGCAAACTCATGATGGGAAAACCCGACCACGACGACCGAATCAAAATGCAGCCCTTCCAGTTGTTTATAGGCATGCGCGGCGACCGGTCCGGAAAAGGGATAACCCGCATGCGGCGCGATCAGCGCGACAATACGGTCCGTTATCTGTCCGCCTTCGGCCTTATCGAGAAAGCCTTTAACCATGTTGCGCAATTTTGCCGGATCGTCAGGATACCACCGGCCCGCGCTGGTGCAGGTAAAAACCGGCTCTTTCGGCCCGGACGCCGGTGGCGCGTTTGCGGCGGGCGGGCTGTTCTTTTCCGCGTTTTCCGCCCTGGCGCAGGCGCCGGTAGAAAATATCAGGCACATAACCGCGCACATCACGGCAACGATT includes the following:
- the pabB gene encoding aminodeoxychorismate synthase component I translates to MEQLLQALPRPVGVISRAVSIDRPFLDFAAPYAALPGTVLLASGGPSDCARYHILAARPWLTITAKNGAVTLRTEKQTATFDLHPLAAVKQILSRFRQDDPRLPGPVAAGLFGYLAYDFKDSLETLPRTSVDDLGLPDMYLTAPRLILIHDRQTSETTAHIPCFSAIAHNTMPDDLLMPPPLAAETSGYTVGRPESDFTETGYREAVKKCIDYIAAGDVYQVNLSQRFSAAFSGDPYRLFLDLFAKNPAAFFAFIHAGDHHIVSTSPELFIRQRGRQLETRPIKGTRPRGRTPDEDRANSAALLSSSKDTAELSMIVDLLRNDLGRVCRGGSVRVTGHKQLEAYDNVFHLVSTVEGELRDDADGADIIAATFPGGSITGCPKIRAMEIIDELEPCRRHVYTGSIGYIGFHDSMDLSIAIRTAIIRGNRLYYSAGGGIVFDSDPADEYRETLAKAATVLNILDKGTDAKDDRPWRWINGRLSREETVPMAVSSPGFQYGAGLFETIRVDNGRPRLLAEHLERFTASWQALFSTPPPDITWPAVIDQVLKENRLTEGPAAIKIMAVLGAREQPPYDHTLVVTARPYVHRLIALEKDGLDLGVYPHPRLTATADHKTMNYLYYYLAGKWAAAAGKDEAIILNPDGTVSETNTASILLVSGRTVTVPLSPCVLPGVTQRAALNFLTGQGYDVRQAAVTPAECLEAGAVLLTNALMGAVPVSSIDGKKTGMPTGLCREINHHLGCE
- a CDS encoding FAD-dependent oxidoreductase is translated as MEKVAIIGGGVAGLTAGYLLHDLYDITLFEKDNRLGGNVYTLKTSNGEELDATVFFYSKREYPHFCKLLKKLGIKFPTLPLEGASQSFFNIKTKRSYFMSCDITTPRNTFSLKNIKGVFHQAIVVRNYNKGIRMYREGKMKGLTLRQALPLLPSLKDDVLKLAIFPICIMTSMSWDDLMGAPAEFVFAKIEKQFGSFRSFVSWRLFPCKTREYVEKLAAPLGDRIKLNAKIQTVRRDENGVTVSMEDGTAHAFDKVIFACPADRALAMIENPTGDEKRLLGAWRYNDGLVVVHRDKNHYPPEDLWAMYSYLYTDDNGKIDTSINAHYRFQRGVPRDSMFMGTQYPNVEIDKNLIEFQKVFRTPIYDHASTATIKELPSLNGKMRTYFCGSHFGFGLHEDAVKSAVNVSRMLGARWD
- the amrB gene encoding AmmeMemoRadiSam system protein B translates to MKIKIVAVMCAVMCLIFSTGACARAENAEKNSPPAANAPPASGPKEPVFTCTSAGRWYPDDPAKLRNMVKGFLDKAEGGQITDRIVALIAPHAGYPFSGPVAAHAYKQLEGLHFDSVVVVGFSHHEFAPEIAVHQAGTFRTPLGDIPVDADLAAAIMAENPVIKYDPAIFVGEHSLDNQLPFLQMTLSGFTLVPILFGSQTPENINILSDALARALKGKNVLLVASSDMSHFWPQDEANRIDAETISRVTAFDADGIAQMMQGDSSGRKLCGFGAVQVVLRAAGALGADEALVLKYATSQDTFGPTGNGVVGYMAVALVDKKGKNTLINVNPKEAAVSAPPEEKSMKPHYGGDLTEASQKELLAIARKSLETYIRTGKTYTPDSENPQLQSKRGVFVTLTINGALRGCMGWFEPNTPLAEIVARQAAVSATQDPRFPEVRPEELPAIAIEISVLSMPRYVDSCNDIVVGRDGVILEKGNRRATFLPQVAPEQGWDLAAMLSHLAMKAGLPADGWKQGARFQVYTAQVFGETE